A single genomic interval of Leishmania panamensis strain MHOM/PA/94/PSC-1 chromosome 25 sequence harbors:
- a CDS encoding hypothetical protein (TriTrypDB/GeneDB-style sysID: LpmP.25.0460), protein MLTRSLVCRTSLQSRRRWEQRIVSVLSESKEEAVDAVAKRFQRVYKERRYTPVEEVFPPLAAATGAAAAPGPNSSIAKAGIDSVQQPANPLVLRAAFLGPQNAGKTSLVNSLVLSNVGAVSNRYGSTKDWTKAVATVHDTQLLLLDTPGIVPRDTQRTRRKFASGTAKAYDALFVADLVVLALPVGVGFVEKEHKVVAREVVRRAAGRELPVVIAMTMMDKVQTPRHRELYFAMRTDLESLGLPTAATHEVSVKGGSGLVELKDCLCQYARPGAWEHYRRETTDLNLPQRVAELLRQTFMELLPHEIPHCMRHRVLGWTRKESGTTEVVVEVFFDRPAYMFTFYGRLEAICLRAQQVTQRELAPERFRFVFQAFIAPGGLSNA, encoded by the coding sequence ATGCTGACGCGCTCTTTGGTATGCCGCACGTCGTTGCAGAGCCGTCGCCGGTGGGAGCAGCGCATTGTGTCAGTGCTCTCcgagagcaaagaggaggcTGTCGACGCGGTGGCTAAGCGCTTCCAGCGAGTCTACAAGGAGCGCCGCTACACGCCAGTGGAGGAAGTGTTCCCacccctcgctgctgcaactggtgccgcggctgcgcctGGACCGAACTCTTCTATTGCGAAAGCCGGTATCGACTCGGTGCAGCAGCCCGCTAACCCACTCGTGCTGCGTGCTGCCTTTCTCGGGCCACAGAACGCAGGAAAGACATCCCTTGTTAATTCTTTGGTGCTCAGTAACGTTGGCGCTGTCAGCAACCGCTACGGCAGCACCAAGGACTGGACGAAGGCCGTGGCCACAGTGCACGACACACAGTTGCTTCTCCTCGACACACCAGGGATTGTGCCGCGTGATACGCAGCGCACTCGGCGTAAGTTTGCGTCGGGCACGGCAAAGGCATACGACGCTCTCTTCGTGGCGGACCTCGTTGTCCTGGCCCTCCCAGTGGGGGTGGGCTTcgtggagaaggagcacaAGGTGGTCGCTAGGGAGGTGGTACGTCGCGCTGCTGGGCGCGAGCTACCCGTGGTGATtgcgatgacgatgatggACAAGGTTCAGACGCCACGCCATCGCGAGTTGTACTTTGCCATGCGCACTGACCTTGAGTCTCTCGGGTTGCCGACTGCCGCGACCCACGAGGTAAGCGTCAAGGGCGGCAGTGGACTAGTTGAACTGAAGGACTGTCTCTGCCAGTACGCAAGGCCAGGGGCGTGGGAGCACTACCGCCGCGAGACGACCGATTTGAATCTCCCGCAGCgtgtggcggagctgctgcggcagaccTTTATGGAACTGCTCCCACACGAGATTCCGCACTGCATGCGGCACCGTGTGCTGGGCTGGACGCGCAAGGAGTCGGGCACGACGGAGGTGGTAGTAGAGGTATTCTTCGATCGCCCTGCGTACATGTTCACCTTTTATGGCCGGTTGGAGGCCATCTGTCTACGGGCGCAGCAGGTGACGCAGCGCGAGTTGGCGCCGGAGCGATTCCGCTTTGTTTTCCAGGCCTTCATCGCCCCAGGCGGACTCTCCAACGCGTAA
- a CDS encoding hypothetical protein (TriTrypDB/GeneDB-style sysID: LpmP.25.0440), whose protein sequence is MEGKNCFRTRWTQEPIFSGGALASLALPVPSPATSSTLFRSGAVEECLVMACGDTVNVVRTASGEVLCRYTLPVEDVILHIDAVTVHESAGDDNEDAAAAEDGFAQVKNNAGAANRSTTTSESSRKKVRAGKTAKLEEEDARHVMQAEKRGAVASARAPSRGASTSHDERELAAPPGSYVAVGTRSLQVYVLRVDSRVELPILPSLSLSAEHGAVAEAASEEGSAAEAEGAKGDVVRAETATEVLVQYSIKLERNWTAAQHAISVVHFSQSGVYLISGATDGTVKVWNVFHHHLTHNLVCAHNSLVQSVCLDPSEAYLAVGSFEGHVTVFDFVAKRMVAEGRPHVQAVESMTFNDALTHVYSIARDRRLALNKMMCSEGHKSTGLKEVRAIVVKEHVSSATFESAEMLHVGAMDGVVTTYRVSESEAIQVVRRLPKAPAADAEDSAEEAFVRSLLVAGKPKGTGMRWLHGFVVHDTLPASETSSLYVGDAGFNIQFLAPATAERSQYEVIRTIVGFLDQLLDVKLFPEASPLHRAVVTNSKDVRLYASDGCVSSKTLRGHSDVVLCCAVSSNGAWIATGAKDKEVRVWSSEGCETILRGVGGHAAEVTSLSFNGRQTDTYMLLFSVSSDENLRMWDVGVPLADRALAERPRSRVVEIKHRSGVNAAHTGPIYTVAVAPNDQYVATGGKDKSVNVWNITGKKIYREASLKGHRRGISSLAFSPVDRVLASASNDGSVRLWSLVSLTCLKAMQVDRTSVLQLSFFNNGTQIVTGNAEGVLRVWAIASSESVWSAEAHTEKIWALAVEERAALGETIFYSGAADGVLIATEDYTAEEVTRVKEDRHNMIQQEQALANALRKGEFSEAFMLALRLSHPRHLRQVLVRWCAKDARQCENALRGELLPALDAEQMTRLLQYTREWITNSRHCMVATLVLYTLISSRHFEAVAQVPSMSSLIEPLLAHTRKHSQRQHDLLRRTYYIDYVIRGLVPNVLTSLPPFVHHDDSQKEKPPLAKRVRAE, encoded by the coding sequence ATGGAGGGGAAAAACTGCTTCCGCACGCGATGGACGCAGGAGCCGATCTTCAGTGGCGGCGCGCTGGCCTCTTTGGCACTTCCAGTGCCAAGCCCCGCTACGTCGTCGACACTTTTCAGGTCGGGCGCTGTGGAGGAGTGCCTCGTGATGGCGTGCGGCGACACCGTGAACGTTGTGCGTACGGCGAGCGGCGAGGTGTTGTGCAGGTACACGTTGCCCGTAGAGGACGTGATTCTTCACATTGACGCCGTTACAGTGCACGAGTCTGCGGGCGACGACAACgaagacgccgctgccgcagaggaCGGATTCGCGCAGGTTAAGAACAACGCCGGCGCAGCGAACAGGTCGACCACGACAAGTGAGTCGTCCAGGAAGAAGGTGAGGGCTGGGAAGACAGccaagctggaggaggaggacgcgagGCATGTTATgcaagcggagaagaggggagcagTGGCATCCGCGAGGGCGCCTTCGCGCGGCGCTTCCACCTCTCACGACGAGAGGGAactcgctgcgccacctggcAGCTACGTTGCGGTTGGCACGCGTTCTCTGCAGGTCTACGTACTTCGCGTCGACTCTCGAGTTGAGTTGCCCATCTtgccctcgctctctctttcagcgGAACACGGCGCTGTTGCCGAGGCCGCTTccgaggagggcagcgctgcggaggcggagggtgCGAAGGGGGATGTAGTACGCGCAGAAACCGCTACGGAGGTCCTCGTGCAGTACTCGATCAAGTTGGAGCGGAACTggacggcagcgcagcacgccaTCTCGGTCGTGCACTTCTCCCAGAGTGGGGTCTACCTTATCTCAGGTGCCACGGATGGCACTGTGAAGGTGTGGAACGTCTTTCACCATCACCTCACCCACAACTTGGTGTGTGCCCACAACTCGCTCGTGCAGAGCGTCTGCCTCGACCCCAGCGAGGCCTACCTCGCCGTCGGCTCCTTCGAGGGGCACGTCACTGTTTTCGACTTTGTCGCGAAGCGGATGGTAGCGGAAGGGCGGCCCCACGTACAGGCGGTCGAGTCCATGACCTTCAATGACGCGCTCACACACGTCTATTCCATCGCCAGAGATCGCCGTCTCGCTCTCAACAAGATGATGTGTAGCGAGGGACACAAGTCGACGGggctgaaggaggtgcgTGCGATTGTGGTGAAGGAGCACGTGTCGAGCGCCACCTTCGAGAGCGCCGAGATGCTTCACGTTGGTGCGATGGACGGCGTGGTCACCACCTACCGCGTTAGTGAGAGCGAGGCCATACAGGTTGTGCGTCGGCTTCCAAAGGCGCCGGCCGCGGATGCCGAGGAcagcgccgaggaggcgTTTGTGCGCTCTCTCCTGGTGGCGGGCAAGCCAAAGGGCACGGGCATGCGCTGGTTACATGGCTTTGTTGTGCACGACACGCTGCCCGCGTCGGAAACCTCCTCGCTGTATGTTGGTGACGCGGGGTTTAACATTCAGTTCCTCGCTCCCGCCACAGCGGAGCGCAGTCAGTACGAGGTCATTCGCACCATCGTTGGCTTCCTGGATCAGTTGCTCGACGTGAAGCTGTTCCCCGAGGCCtcaccgctgcaccgcgctgTAGTGACCAATAGCAAGGATGTGCGCCTGTACGCCTCGGACGGGTGCGTCTCCTCGAAGACGCTGCGCGGCCACAGCGACGTagtgctctgctgcgccgttaGCAGTAACGGGGCGTGGATCGCCACCGGAGCCAAGGACAaggaggtgcgcgtgtggtcGAGCGAGGGATGTGAGACCATTTTGCGCGGCGTTGGCGGGCAcgcagcggaggtgacgTCGCTCTCCTTCAATGGGCGGCAGACGGACACCTACATGCTGCTCTTCTCGGTCTCCAGCGACGAGAATCTGCGCATGTGGGACGTCGGTGTTCCCTTGGCGGACCGTGCGCTGGCAGAGCGGCCACGGTCACGAGTGGTGGAGATAAAGCACAGGAGTGGCGTGAATGCGGCCCACACCGGCCCCATCTACACCGTGGCTGTTGCGCCCAACGACCAGTACGTGGCGACAGGCGGCAAGGATAAATCGGTGAATGTGTGGAACATAACGGGCAAGAAAATCTACCGCGAGGCCTCCTTGAAGGGGCACCGGCGCGGCATCTCGtccctcgccttctcgccGGTCGATCGCGTTCTGGCATCGGCCTCGAATGACGGGTCGGTGCGACTGTGGTCGCTCGTGTCGCTGACGTGCCTGAAGGCAATGCAGGTAGACCGCacgtcggtgctgcagctgagcttCTTCAACAACGGAACGCAGATCGTGACGGGCAACGCAGAGGgcgtgctgcgtgtgtgggctaTCGCGTCCTCGGAGTCGGTCTGgtcggcggaggcgcacacgGAGAAGATATGGGCATTGGCAGTCGAGGAGCGCGCCGCATTGGGCGAGACGATCTTCTActccggcgccgccgacggcGTTTTGATTGCGACGGAGGACTACACCGCCGAGGAGGTGACCCGCGTCAAGGAGGACCGGCACAACATGATCCAACAGGAGCAGGCGCTTGCCAACGCTCTTCGCAAGGGGGAGTTCTCAGAGGCATTTATGCTGGCTCTGCGACTGAGTCACCCGCGCCATCTCCGCCAGGTGCTGGTGCGTTGGTGTGCCAAGGACGCGCGGCAATGCGAGAACGCGCTTCGTGGGGAGCTTCTGCCCGCCCTTGACGCGGAGCAGATGActcggctgctgcagtacaCGCGAGAATGGATCACGAACAGCCGCCACTGCATGGTCGCTACTCTGGTGCTCTACACACTCATTTCCTCACGCCACTTTGAGGCCGTCGCGCAGGTGCCGTCGATGTCGTCACTGATCGAGCCGCTGCTCGCCCACACGCGCAAGCACAGCCAACGCCAGCACGACCTGCTTCGACGGACGTACTACATTGACTATGTCATCCGCGGTCTTGTCCCGAACGTGCTGACGTCGCTGCCTCCGTTCGTGCATCACGATGACAGCCAAAAGGAGAAGCCGCCACTCGCCAAGCGAGTGCGCGCCGAGTGA
- a CDS encoding transcription factor, putative (TriTrypDB/GeneDB-style sysID: LpmP.25.0450), which produces MFGRFPMSSCAHPTSALFVDRQNGRTTCTICGDVVMGNQYELDPVFAQGARQPTSAGGGFRSLTGSFRPATSYKGTNTSMVNTHSRPTIDKARREMLNISRQLEISEDTVERALGIYKVALNLNVVSGTRPSVLCACLYAACRRERTSHVIYDFSETNGEDPHTILSQLKYICHATHTEVPVIDPSCYVQRFAEQMDLGPQTKDVVVCALKVLRAMQDDWISCGRRPMGVCAAALLVACYVFGISRTPEQVCGMVRLTSNTIGKRLTEFAATPTARLENIDDYQPSNETLPPAFNDSSRKSTEEDVHASMRELSAIFYELLSEAKTSQPATPERCDKWRRFIMKHCELEGITPLEENLDLNGLSPVQQLRILGLPYTKPIPLKEVARSVKEEEHRLLIKREASLQTGSDAGSSRQLTATGLLNDPNVSSTGIPLHLLPDDSLASSLAKAPPMVGFADDGGVHSALASATDAAALDSPEQLRWIANEYTRLLNHNAEVMHLRSDFDFADEDDLDRVGGAASPHGSHPTQNRSYNGELSQLRCNSPLPGTPGEEDQLGFYDDDDEGLRLALEDILYDRERRHALPWEFLVLPQVAEDDCTDILPYLVLDNEERLRRERIGVSLYGEKWKRGRARTEEEIQKLEEARASKRRRRSVIAEPAVDVPSAMERALRGRGAGAVNVYQIDELLPGMLEGLEGEPHADWD; this is translated from the coding sequence ATGTTTGGCCGTTTCCCCATGTCAAGCTGTGCCCATCCCACCTCCGCTCTGTTCGTGGATCGGCAAAATGGTCGCACGACGTGTACCATCTGTGGCGATGTGGTGATGGGCAACCAGTACGAGCTGGATCCCGTCTTCGCCCAGGGTGCTCGACAGCCGaccagcgccggcggcggctttCGCAGTCTCACTGGCAGCTTCCGCCCCGCCACCTCGTACAAGGGCACCAACACGAGCATGGTCAACACCCACTCCCGCCCCACCATCGACAAGGCCCGCCGCGAGATGCTCAACATCAGCCGTCAGCTCGAGATCAGCGAAGATACGGTGGAGCGTGCCCTCGGCATTTACAAGGTGGCGCTCAACTTGAACGTTGTGTCTGGCACACGGCCGAGCGTGCTGTGTGCCTGCCTCTACGCAGCCTGCCGGCGTGAGCGCACCTCGCACGTCATCTACGATTTCTCTGAGACGAACGGCGAGGACCCGCACACGATCTTGTCCCAGTTGAAGTACATCTGCCATGCCACCCACACGGAGGTGCCCGTAATCGACCCATCGTGCTACGTCCAGAGGTTTGCCGAACAGATGGACCTCGGCCCGCAGACGAAGGACGTGGTTGTGTGTGCTCTCAAGGTGCTTCGGGCGATGCAGGATGACTGGATTAGCTGTGGCAGGCGACCAATGGGggtctgcgctgctgctctgcttgtGGCTTGCTACGTGTTTGGCATTTCACGCACCCCGGAGCAGGTGTGCGGCATGGTGCGACTCACATCTAATACAATTGGCAAGCGACTGACCGAGTTTGCGGCGACACCAACGGCGCGCTTGGAGAACATAGATGACTATCAGCCGTCGAACGAGACCCTACCGCCAGCTTTCAATGACTCGAGTCGCAAATCGACCGAAGAAGACGTGCACGCCAGTATGCGGGAGCTGTCGGCCATCTTCTACGAGCTTCTCTCGGAGGCGAAGACGTCGCAGCCGGCGACGCCGGAGCGGTGTGACAAGTGGCGCCGCTTCATTATGAAGCACTGCGAACTGGAGGGCATCACGCCGCTGGAGGAGAATTTAGACTTGAACGGGCTGtcgccggtgcagcagctgcgtaTTTTGGGCCTGCCGTACACGAAGCCTATCccgctgaaggaggtggcACGCAGtgtgaaggaagaggagcaccGCCTTCTTATCAAGCGCGAGGCTTCCCTTCAAACCGGCAGTGACGCGGGCAGCAGCCGGCAGCTGACAGCCACTGGGCTGCTGAACGATCCCAACGTGTCGTCCACAGGCATACCTCTTCATCTGTTACCTGACGATTCTTTGGCGTCCTCGCTTGCGAAGGCGCCGCCGATGGTAGGTTTTGCCGACGACGGAGGCGTACACTCCGCCTTGGCCAGCGCCActgatgccgctgcgctggactcaccggagcagctgcgctggatAGCAAACGAGTACACGCGGCTGTTGAACCACAATGCAGAAGTGATGCACCTGCGCAGCGACTTCGACTTTGCCGACGAGGATGACCTGGACCGGgttggcggcgcggcgtcTCCTCATGGCAGTCACCCTACGCAGAATCGCTCCTACAACGGTGAGCTCTCGCAGCTCCGCTGCAACAGCCCGCTGCCGGGGACCCCGGGAGAGGAGGATCAGCTCGGCTTCtatgacgacgacgacgaggggCTCCGTCTAGCGCTGGAGGACATCCTCTACGACCGCGAACGACGCCACGCCTTGCCGTGGGAGTTCCtcgtgctgccgcaggtcgcaGAGGATGACTGCACGGACATCTTACCATACCTCGTGCTCGACAACGAGGAGCGCCTGCGACGCGAGCGCATCGGCGTCTCCCTCTACGGCGAAAAGTGGAAGCGCGGACGGGCACGAACGGAGGAGGAAATTCaaaagctggaggaggcacgAGCCTCgaagcggcgccgacgcagcgtTATTGCTGAGCCTGCAGTTGACGTACCCTCGGCAATGGAGCGCGCGTTGCGCGGTCGGGGTGCTGGCGCGGTGAATGTTTACCAAATTGATGAGCTGCTCCCTGGTATGCTGGAGGGCCTTGAGGGTGAGCCACACGCGGACTGGGACTGA